In Chitinophaga nivalis, a single genomic region encodes these proteins:
- a CDS encoding (Fe-S)-binding protein → MRVGLFIPCYIDQFYPQVGIATLELLQKLGCEVVYPQGQTCCGQPMANSGYEHLTHDCNQLFTKNFADFDYIVGPSGSCVLHIREHLHDPAAATAAAGIRSRIYELTEFLTDVLKVTSLPARFPCKVGLHQSCHGQRGLGLAQMSELVAPPFSKPEQLLQMVEGVELVALDRKDECCGFGGTFCVTEEAVSVKMGKDRVADHVKHGATVITGTDVSCLMHLEGILRRQQQPVKVMHIAEILNQNLHEQANS, encoded by the coding sequence GTGAGAGTAGGATTATTTATTCCTTGTTATATTGATCAGTTTTATCCGCAGGTGGGTATTGCCACCCTGGAACTGCTGCAGAAGCTGGGCTGCGAGGTCGTGTATCCGCAGGGGCAGACCTGTTGCGGCCAGCCGATGGCCAACTCCGGATATGAACACCTGACACACGATTGCAACCAGCTGTTTACCAAAAACTTTGCGGACTTTGATTATATCGTAGGGCCATCCGGCAGCTGTGTACTGCATATCCGGGAGCATTTACACGATCCGGCTGCGGCTACCGCCGCTGCCGGTATACGGTCGCGGATATACGAATTAACGGAGTTCCTGACGGATGTACTGAAAGTAACCTCCCTGCCGGCCCGCTTTCCCTGTAAGGTAGGGTTGCACCAGAGTTGCCACGGCCAGCGGGGCCTGGGCCTGGCGCAGATGAGTGAGCTGGTGGCGCCGCCGTTTTCCAAGCCGGAACAGCTGCTGCAAATGGTGGAAGGAGTAGAGCTGGTAGCACTGGACCGGAAAGATGAATGCTGCGGTTTTGGCGGTACTTTCTGTGTGACAGAGGAAGCCGTTTCCGTGAAGATGGGAAAAGATCGTGTAGCCGATCACGTTAAACACGGTGCTACAGTAATAACCGGTACGGATGTCAGTTGCCTCATGCACCTCGAAGGTATACTGCGGCGGCAGCAGCAACCGGTTAAAGTAATGCACATTGCAGAAATCCTCAATCAAAACTTGCATGAACAGGCAAACAGCTGA
- a CDS encoding lactate utilization protein B, giving the protein MNRQTADHATLAEKFNENEPRVNWHDETLWWVRAKRDRMAWTLPEWEQLRAAASQIKLNVLGNLHNYLLQFEEQAIQNGAIVHWAADAAEHNRIVNDILQQHGVKKIVKSKSMLTEECHLNPYLEANGIEVIDTDLGERIVQLAKEPPSHIVLPCIHKKKEEIGALFHEHLGTPAGNADPQLLTHAARLHLRTAFLESKAAITGVNFAVAATGEMVVCTNEGNADMGAHLADVHIACMGIEKIIPRRAHLGVFLRLLARSATGQPITTYSSHFRQPRKGQELHIVIVDNGRSRQLGREDFRHSLKCIRCGACMNTCPVYRRSGGHSYHTAVAGPIGAILAPNLDMKQYADLPFASTLCGSCSNVCPVKIDIHQQLYKWRQVLVQEGHTTTAKTAGMQAMRAVLSGPRKFRAAGKIGRWVMRAFPGMVNNRMNPWYKQRDMPAPPAQSFSEWYAKNKQST; this is encoded by the coding sequence ATGAACAGGCAAACAGCTGATCACGCCACCCTGGCGGAAAAGTTCAATGAAAATGAACCGCGGGTAAACTGGCACGATGAAACGTTATGGTGGGTAAGGGCGAAACGCGACCGCATGGCATGGACCCTGCCGGAGTGGGAACAGTTGCGTGCAGCCGCTTCGCAGATAAAATTAAATGTACTGGGTAATCTCCACAACTACCTGTTACAATTTGAGGAACAGGCCATACAAAATGGGGCTATCGTGCACTGGGCGGCCGATGCAGCGGAACATAACCGCATCGTAAATGACATATTACAGCAGCATGGGGTGAAGAAGATCGTGAAGAGTAAATCCATGCTTACGGAAGAATGTCACCTGAACCCTTACCTGGAAGCCAATGGTATTGAAGTAATAGATACAGACCTGGGAGAACGTATTGTACAACTGGCCAAAGAGCCACCCAGTCATATCGTATTGCCTTGTATTCATAAGAAGAAGGAAGAAATCGGAGCATTGTTCCATGAGCACCTGGGCACGCCAGCCGGTAACGCGGATCCGCAGTTGCTGACGCATGCCGCACGGCTGCATCTCCGGACGGCCTTCCTGGAATCGAAAGCAGCGATTACGGGGGTGAATTTCGCCGTAGCGGCTACCGGGGAGATGGTGGTGTGTACCAACGAAGGGAATGCTGATATGGGTGCGCACCTGGCAGATGTACATATTGCCTGTATGGGCATTGAAAAAATAATACCGCGCCGGGCACACCTGGGGGTGTTCCTGCGACTGCTGGCCAGGAGTGCCACGGGGCAACCGATTACTACTTATTCCAGTCATTTCCGGCAGCCCCGGAAAGGACAGGAGCTGCACATTGTAATTGTAGACAATGGCCGTTCGCGGCAGCTGGGGCGGGAAGATTTCCGGCATTCGCTGAAATGCATCCGCTGTGGGGCCTGTATGAATACCTGTCCGGTGTATCGTCGCAGCGGAGGGCATAGCTACCACACGGCGGTAGCGGGGCCTATTGGTGCTATTCTGGCGCCTAACCTGGATATGAAGCAGTATGCAGACCTGCCTTTCGCCTCCACGCTATGCGGGTCCTGTTCCAATGTATGCCCGGTGAAAATTGATATTCACCAGCAGTTATATAAATGGCGGCAGGTATTGGTGCAGGAAGGACATACTACCACGGCAAAAACAGCAGGTATGCAGGCCATGCGTGCCGTGTTGTCGGGGCCACGTAAATTCCGGGCCGCCGGTAAAATAGGCCGTTGGGTGATGCGGGCATTTCCGGGTATGGTCAATAACCGGATGAACCCCTGGTATAAGCAGCGGGATATGCCTGCGCCGCCGGCACAGTCTTTTTCTGAATGGTATGCAAAAAATAAACAGTCAACATGA
- a CDS encoding LutC/YkgG family protein: MSSREKILAAIKSNQPEAAALPELTGLAGNMPDTLAAFGKVLESLGGRLFEITDSREIPALLATHYPALQRIVTAAEPDAWVTADPHELEDVDMAIIPGQWGIAENGAIWVTEADIRVRVLPFICQHLAIVLPKERILATMHDAYAKIGGPSSGFGVFIAGPSKTADIEQSLVLGAHGARSLVVFVTTGEQP; this comes from the coding sequence ATGAGCAGCAGGGAAAAAATATTAGCCGCCATTAAAAGTAATCAACCGGAAGCTGCCGCGTTGCCGGAGCTGACCGGGTTGGCCGGTAATATGCCGGATACATTGGCCGCTTTCGGAAAGGTGTTGGAAAGCCTGGGCGGGCGGCTTTTTGAAATTACGGATAGCCGGGAGATACCAGCATTGCTGGCCACGCACTATCCGGCGTTGCAACGTATAGTTACGGCTGCGGAGCCGGATGCCTGGGTAACAGCAGATCCGCACGAACTGGAGGATGTAGACATGGCGATTATACCCGGTCAATGGGGGATCGCGGAGAATGGAGCGATATGGGTAACGGAAGCCGATATCCGGGTGCGGGTATTACCGTTTATTTGTCAGCACCTGGCAATTGTATTACCGAAGGAACGTATCCTGGCAACGATGCATGATGCCTATGCAAAAATTGGAGGGCCTTCTTCCGGTTTTGGGGTGTTTATAGCAGGGCCGTCGAAGACTGCAGATATAGAGCAGTCGTTGGTGCTCGGTGCACATGGCGCCAGGAGCCTGGTGGTGTTTGTTACGACCGGGGAACAACCGTAA